Proteins from a single region of Cytophagaceae bacterium:
- a CDS encoding membrane or secreted protein: protein MKKIIFLMLIIPAAFAQGISGAWRAEENDLKILLIASENYFTLTTYKTNEFLETWGGKYELSQTGEFLTDIEFHSSKPSLVNSVQTYNILHKKKSLELNDVKFEKVSEKDNALTGLWKITARANPEGEMNPMQAGPRKTLKIMGGGCFQWFAINTSTREFSGTGGGTYILKDKKYIEKIEFFSRDNARVGAELSFDADIADGKWQHSGKSSKGDPVREIWTKISF from the coding sequence ATGAAAAAGATAATATTTTTGATGTTAATTATTCCTGCGGCTTTTGCTCAGGGAATAAGTGGTGCCTGGCGGGCAGAAGAGAATGATTTGAAAATTTTGCTGATAGCCTCTGAAAACTATTTTACGCTGACCACCTATAAAACAAATGAATTTTTGGAGACATGGGGCGGTAAATATGAACTAAGCCAAACCGGTGAATTTCTGACTGACATTGAATTTCATTCCAGCAAACCTTCGCTGGTTAATTCGGTTCAAACTTATAATATTTTACATAAAAAAAAGAGCCTTGAATTAAATGATGTGAAATTTGAAAAGGTTTCTGAAAAAGACAATGCCCTCACAGGTTTATGGAAAATTACCGCCAGAGCCAATCCTGAAGGAGAAATGAACCCAATGCAGGCCGGACCAAGAAAAACCTTAAAAATCATGGGCGGTGGGTGCTTTCAATGGTTTGCTATCAATACTTCAACCCGTGAATTCTCGGGTACCGGTGGTGGCACCTATATTTTGAAAGACAAAAAATATATTGAAAAAATTGAGTTCTTTTCAAGAGACAATGCAAGGGTAGGGGCAGAGCTTAGTTTTGATGCCGATATTGCCGATGGCAAATGGCAACATTCAGGAAAAAGCTCAAAAGGTGATCCAGTCAGAGAGATTTGGACCAAAATTAGTTTTTAA